A single window of Carettochelys insculpta isolate YL-2023 chromosome 13, ASM3395843v1, whole genome shotgun sequence DNA harbors:
- the TAF7L gene encoding transcription initiation factor TFIID subunit 7-like isoform X3, translating into MSKNKDDAPHELESQFILRLPPEYASTVRRVVQSGSVNLKDRLTIELHPDGRHGIVRVDRVPLAAKLVDLPCITESLKTIDKKTFYKTADICQMLVCTVDGDLYPPLEEPTVSTDPKANKKKDKDREKKFIWNHGITLPLKNVRKRRFRKTAKKKAQYIESPDVEKEVKRLLSTDAEAVSVRWEVIAEDETKEADNHGSLTGLDISSPGMSGHKQGHGSSEHDELREIFNDISSSSEDEEERDHHDDEDLNIMDTEEDLERQLQDKLNESDGQQQENEGGNQIAMAIQKQIDNLKGKLQETQERRKRQEDLIMKVENLALKTRLQAVLDEFKQQEEREKQQLTSLQEQLESLMEK; encoded by the exons ATGAGTAAGAACAAGGATGATGCTCCGCATGAACTGGAGAGCCAGTTTATTCTGCGGCTGCCTCCG GAATATGCTTCCACCGTGCGGAGGGTAGTACAATCTGGAAGTGTCAACCTGAAGGACAGACTCACTATTGAGTTACACC CCGATGGGAGACACGGGATTGTCCGGGTAGATCGCGTCCCATTAGCTGCTAAGCTGGTGGACCTGCCTTGCATCACTGAGAGCTTAAAAACCATAGATAAGAAAACATTCTATAAGACAGCGGATATTTGTCAG ATGCTTGTGTGCACTGTGGACGGTGATCTCTACCCGCCTCTCGAAGAGCCAACGGTGAGTACCGACCCCAAGGCAAACAAGAAGAAGGACAAGGACCGAGAGAAGAAGTTCATCTGGAACCATGGCA TTACTCTTCCACTGAAGAATGTAAGGAAGCGGCGGTTCAGGAAAACAGCTAAGAAGAAGG cccagtACATCGAGTCTCCAGATGTGGAAAAGGAGGTGAAGCGTCTGCTCAGTACAGATGCGGAAGCTGTCAGCGTTC GCTGGGAGGTCATTGCAGAAGATGAGACAAAGGAAGCAGATAACCACGGTTCACTTACTGGCTTGGACATCTCCTCTCCTGGGATGTCCGGACACAAGCAGGGTCATGGCTCATCAG AACATGATGAGCTGCGGGAGATATTTAAcgacatcagcagcagcagcgaagATGAAGAGGAGAGAGATCATCACGACGACGAAGATTTGAACATCATGGACACGGAAGAAGACTtagagaggcagctgcaggacaagCTGAATGAATCCgatgggcagcagcaggagaatgaAGGAGGAAACCAGATAG CCATGGCGatccaaaagcagattgacaaCCTGAAGGGGAAACTCCAGGAGACCCAGGAACGCAGAAAGCGCCAGGAAGATCTCATCATGAAAGTAGAGAATCTGGCCCTCAAG ACCCGTCTCCAGGCAGTGCTGGATGAATTCAAACAGCAGGAAGAGCGAGAGAAGCAGCAG CTCACATCCCTGCAGGAACAACTGGAGTCCCTTATGGAGAAGtga
- the TAF7L gene encoding transcription initiation factor TFIID subunit 7-like isoform X1, with protein sequence MTSPILKMSKNKDDAPHELESQFILRLPPEYASTVRRVVQSGSVNLKDRLTIELHPDGRHGIVRVDRVPLAAKLVDLPCITESLKTIDKKTFYKTADICQMLVCTVDGDLYPPLEEPTVSTDPKANKKKDKDREKKFIWNHGITLPLKNVRKRRFRKTAKKKAQYIESPDVEKEVKRLLSTDAEAVSVRWEVIAEDETKEADNHGSLTGLDISSPGMSGHKQGHGSSEHDELREIFNDISSSSEDEEERDHHDDEDLNIMDTEEDLERQLQDKLNESDGQQQENEGGNQIAMAIQKQIDNLKGKLQETQERRKRQEDLIMKVENLALKTRLQAVLDEFKQQEEREKQQLTSLQEQLESLMEK encoded by the exons ATGACGTCTCCAA TACTAAAGATGAGTAAGAACAAGGATGATGCTCCGCATGAACTGGAGAGCCAGTTTATTCTGCGGCTGCCTCCG GAATATGCTTCCACCGTGCGGAGGGTAGTACAATCTGGAAGTGTCAACCTGAAGGACAGACTCACTATTGAGTTACACC CCGATGGGAGACACGGGATTGTCCGGGTAGATCGCGTCCCATTAGCTGCTAAGCTGGTGGACCTGCCTTGCATCACTGAGAGCTTAAAAACCATAGATAAGAAAACATTCTATAAGACAGCGGATATTTGTCAG ATGCTTGTGTGCACTGTGGACGGTGATCTCTACCCGCCTCTCGAAGAGCCAACGGTGAGTACCGACCCCAAGGCAAACAAGAAGAAGGACAAGGACCGAGAGAAGAAGTTCATCTGGAACCATGGCA TTACTCTTCCACTGAAGAATGTAAGGAAGCGGCGGTTCAGGAAAACAGCTAAGAAGAAGG cccagtACATCGAGTCTCCAGATGTGGAAAAGGAGGTGAAGCGTCTGCTCAGTACAGATGCGGAAGCTGTCAGCGTTC GCTGGGAGGTCATTGCAGAAGATGAGACAAAGGAAGCAGATAACCACGGTTCACTTACTGGCTTGGACATCTCCTCTCCTGGGATGTCCGGACACAAGCAGGGTCATGGCTCATCAG AACATGATGAGCTGCGGGAGATATTTAAcgacatcagcagcagcagcgaagATGAAGAGGAGAGAGATCATCACGACGACGAAGATTTGAACATCATGGACACGGAAGAAGACTtagagaggcagctgcaggacaagCTGAATGAATCCgatgggcagcagcaggagaatgaAGGAGGAAACCAGATAG CCATGGCGatccaaaagcagattgacaaCCTGAAGGGGAAACTCCAGGAGACCCAGGAACGCAGAAAGCGCCAGGAAGATCTCATCATGAAAGTAGAGAATCTGGCCCTCAAG ACCCGTCTCCAGGCAGTGCTGGATGAATTCAAACAGCAGGAAGAGCGAGAGAAGCAGCAG CTCACATCCCTGCAGGAACAACTGGAGTCCCTTATGGAGAAGtga
- the TAF7L gene encoding transcription initiation factor TFIID subunit 7-like isoform X2, translating into MTSPILKMSKNKDDAPHELESQFILRLPPEYASTVRRVVQSGSVNLKDRLTIELHPDGRHGIVRVDRVPLAAKLVDLPCITESLKTIDKKTFYKTADICQMLVCTVDGDLYPPLEEPTVSTDPKANKKKDKDREKKFIWNHGITLPLKNVRKRRFRKTAKKKYIESPDVEKEVKRLLSTDAEAVSVRWEVIAEDETKEADNHGSLTGLDISSPGMSGHKQGHGSSEHDELREIFNDISSSSEDEEERDHHDDEDLNIMDTEEDLERQLQDKLNESDGQQQENEGGNQIAMAIQKQIDNLKGKLQETQERRKRQEDLIMKVENLALKTRLQAVLDEFKQQEEREKQQLTSLQEQLESLMEK; encoded by the exons ATGACGTCTCCAA TACTAAAGATGAGTAAGAACAAGGATGATGCTCCGCATGAACTGGAGAGCCAGTTTATTCTGCGGCTGCCTCCG GAATATGCTTCCACCGTGCGGAGGGTAGTACAATCTGGAAGTGTCAACCTGAAGGACAGACTCACTATTGAGTTACACC CCGATGGGAGACACGGGATTGTCCGGGTAGATCGCGTCCCATTAGCTGCTAAGCTGGTGGACCTGCCTTGCATCACTGAGAGCTTAAAAACCATAGATAAGAAAACATTCTATAAGACAGCGGATATTTGTCAG ATGCTTGTGTGCACTGTGGACGGTGATCTCTACCCGCCTCTCGAAGAGCCAACGGTGAGTACCGACCCCAAGGCAAACAAGAAGAAGGACAAGGACCGAGAGAAGAAGTTCATCTGGAACCATGGCA TTACTCTTCCACTGAAGAATGTAAGGAAGCGGCGGTTCAGGAAAACAGCTAAGAAGAAG tACATCGAGTCTCCAGATGTGGAAAAGGAGGTGAAGCGTCTGCTCAGTACAGATGCGGAAGCTGTCAGCGTTC GCTGGGAGGTCATTGCAGAAGATGAGACAAAGGAAGCAGATAACCACGGTTCACTTACTGGCTTGGACATCTCCTCTCCTGGGATGTCCGGACACAAGCAGGGTCATGGCTCATCAG AACATGATGAGCTGCGGGAGATATTTAAcgacatcagcagcagcagcgaagATGAAGAGGAGAGAGATCATCACGACGACGAAGATTTGAACATCATGGACACGGAAGAAGACTtagagaggcagctgcaggacaagCTGAATGAATCCgatgggcagcagcaggagaatgaAGGAGGAAACCAGATAG CCATGGCGatccaaaagcagattgacaaCCTGAAGGGGAAACTCCAGGAGACCCAGGAACGCAGAAAGCGCCAGGAAGATCTCATCATGAAAGTAGAGAATCTGGCCCTCAAG ACCCGTCTCCAGGCAGTGCTGGATGAATTCAAACAGCAGGAAGAGCGAGAGAAGCAGCAG CTCACATCCCTGCAGGAACAACTGGAGTCCCTTATGGAGAAGtga
- the LOC142020149 gene encoding magnesium transporter NIPA2-like: MEGVSGRYDFYIGLGLALSSSIFIGGSFILKKKGLLRLASRGSIRAGQGGHAYLREWLWWAGLLSMGVGEAANFAAYAFAPATLVTPLGALSVLVSAVLSSYFLNEHLNVHGKIGCILSILGSTVMVIHAPQGEEVSSLESMAEKLKDPGFIAFAACVLVSSMLLIFVAGPRYGRSNVLVYVLICSAIGSLSVSCVKGLGISLKELFAGKPVLKEPLGWILLICLVICVSIQINYLNKALDIFNTSVVTPIYYVLFTTAVMTCSAILFKEWQHMVLHNIIGTVSGFLTIVSGIFLLHAFRDIPFAPDLLPLFLQQGRTDLSWRSAGKDQSCLHQPLLGPEDVLEGSQSVEEEE, translated from the exons ATGGAGGGTGTGTCAGGTCGCTATGACTTCTACATTGGACTAGGTCTGGCTCTGTCCTCAAGTATTTTCATCGGGGGAAGTTTTATCCTAAAGAAGAAAGGGCTTCTCAGGTTGGCCAGCAGGGGCTCGATTAGAGCAG GACAAGGAGGTCATGCATATCTGAGGGAGTGGCTTTGGTGGGCCGGATTATTGTCCA TGGGAGTTGGAGAAGCAGCAAATTTTGCTGCGTATGCCTTTGCCCCAGCAACACTAGTAACTCCATTGGGTGCGTTAAGTGTCCTAGTCAG TGCAGTTCTGTCTTCCTACTTCCTGAACGAGCACCTGAATGTCCATGGAAAGATTGGCTGCATCTTGAGCATTCTGGGCTCCACAGTGATGGTGATCCATGCCCCCCAGGGGGAAGAGGTGTCCAGCCTGGAGTCAATGGCGGAGAAGCTGAAAGATCCAG GGTTCATAGCCTTTGCAGCGTGTGTGCTGGTGAGCTCCATGCTCCTGATCTTTGTGGCTGGGCCCCGTTATGGGCGGAGCAACGTTCTGGTGTACGTTTTGATCTGCTCTGCTATTGGCTCGCTCTCCGTGTCCTGTGTCAAAGGCTTGGGCATCTCACTGAAAGAGCTGTTTGCTGGGAAGCCGGTCCTGAAAGAACCGTTGGGCTGGATACTCCTCATTTGCCTGGTGATCTGCGTCAGCATTCAGATTAACTACCTGAACAAGGCCTTGGACATCTTCAATACATCTGTGgtcacaccaatctactatgtcctTTTTACCACAGCTGTCATGACTTGTTCCGCCATCCTCTTCAAGGAGTGGCAACACATGGTTCTGCACAACATAATTGGCACTGTAAGTGGCTTTCTGACCATAGTCTctggcatttttcttctgcatgcaTTCAGAGACATCCCCTTTGCTCCAGACTTGCTGCCCCTCTTCCTGCAACAGGGGAGGACAGACCTCTCATGGAGGAGTGCAGGAAAAGATCAGTCATGCCTACATCAGCCTCTTCTGGGCCCCGAGGATGTCCTCGAGGGTTCCCagagtgtggaggaggaggaatga